The nucleotide window ttaagaatctgtaaaattttaacaaacaaaagtcTTAAAACGAAATGGAGCAATAAGAGATTGTTGCAATTCTATTAACTGCCTGACATTGCATGTATTACTAACAACATTTCTCCTATAATATAAAGGCATGTCTCGAATTAAAACTTGGCCTATATGCATAACTAATTTCGATCtgcgaaattaaatatttaaatattttttgcttgtcgatttcatttaaaaaaaattgcagtttaataaaacagttataaaataaaaagccAACCAAttgaactaaaatttgtataatacaCACTTCAAaacaagttttgaaatttctttaagaaacaCATTTGAAAAACTGCCTTACAATTAAACTGcgctttattttaaaactaaaatacataaatatttctctattttGTTTCATGACTAGATTATGattgtgttaaataaaataactctCAACTCTaacttaatttataaattttcctgCTAAAATTCTTCTGTACTCTATCTATATATTCTATCTATAATATTTTTAGCTCTAAATTTATATCAACCTCTCTctgtttctatatttatttgtgACTTCTTCTAACTTGTAGCATTCTTAACGTTTTATGTTTAAGTcttaaaatattgaagaaaaccttttttgtgtgtttttaatctaagttttaattttaattatgcaaaagaaaaaaaatctttaaagttttacaaaaattaactgttaaatagttttgaataaattgttttgaaCGTTTGAACTTCATTTTGtagcatttttgaaaaaaatataaaattaaaaaaaaaaaacaaaaacaattacaacaatatgataaacaacaacaaacatttgTTCTGCTCCCGTGCTTGTCAAATTTACAGATTTTCAAGCAGAAATagccaaaaatttataattatatagattttttgagTACGACAACGCTTTTCTTTAAATCCTGTCTATATTCTGAAAATTTGGCAAGTTCTGAAACAGATTAAATACAATATTATGTGTCaactttattcaattttaaataatccattaaattaataataacactTTTTGCTATGCATtaatcctaaaaaaaaaactttaacgaAATATATTTAGCCGTATAATTAACGAATTTTTGtgaacaaaaaagaaaacaattatgACATAAATagtctaaataaaaattaaaaaaatctaaaaaatatttattgtttttctaaCTCTACTATATTTTTAAGCAGTAATGTACCAATTAAAGCAATTCTAAATGGAAACTCCAACACTTCTGGAAACGAAGGctatgccaaatcttatatacccttcacaagaaaatattttaagatacttatattaaggtaacgatatatatattctagatcgttatagatagcggagtcgatatgtTGAAATCTACTTTCCGTAGCCCTCAAATGACTTCCGgctcgtttgctatttaaaatcgacataatcggcccacaaatggagatacaagaaaaaaacaaggacaacctcgatgttCGACCTATTTTTGAACTAAATCTTGATTACTatatggacaatatggatatccaataatagatattttaaagacctttgcaacggcgtatatagGGCCAatgtaagtcggacctacaattggtcaaaatcgagaaaaatattttttagcccgaattttttttaacgaaaaaaattttttttacaaataaataaaaaaattttttttaaagaaattaaacaaaattttcaaaaataaattaaaaaaaattttcaaaaataaattaaaaaaaaaaaattaaaaaaaaattttgtttggctaataaattaaaaaaaaaatattctaaatttgttggctatattaaaaaaaaaaattataaattttgtttacctaaaatatttaaattttttttggaagtgtaatttgtttttttttttgccataaaattttttcactaataattagattcggtacagccgaaagaactctcttacttgttgttatATCATATTTTCCTTATTCTTGTTTTAActcttttatttgaattaaagttTCTATGTATTGTCGTAAAAGTTGCTCTCAAAAGAACGAtattatatacattagggtgggtcgatatttttcacgaaaaatcgtgtagcagaaacgcattccacggaaaattctaagaaattttccctaaggaaccataggtctaaaatcaaatcctatcttgcctatcgtcttttatccaatgatatttcaatataattttttttaatagtttttttattggataaaagacgaaattcgaaagataggatttgattttagacctatggtttcttgaggaaactttcttagaattttccgtagattgcgtttctgctatacgattttttactttttgatcctccatacaaatcgacccggcctaatatacatattatgaTGTAAAcacatttatatgtatttattttattaatattttaatgcttTCTTTGATTAAACAATTACAAGATAATAATACTTAACGGTCAATTTCACCAAACACAACATCCATCGTTCCAATAATTGCCACAATATCGGCCAACATGTGCTGGCGTCCTATGCGATCTAGAGCCGCCAAATGAGCAAACCCAGGTGCCTTAATTTTACAACGATATGGGCGACTTGAACCATCTGATACTAAGTAAACACCAAATTCTCCTTTAGGTGCTTCGATAGCTGTGTACGTGGCACCAGGCGGCACACAAAAACCTTGcgtaaagaatttaaaatggtGTATCAAAGCTTCCATCGATCTCTTCATTTCGCGGCGTCTAGGTGGGGTTATTTTGCAATCATCTATTTTAATCTCACCAGCTGGCATTTGATTTAGACATTGTTCTATAATATTCAAAGACTGACGCATTTCCTTCACACGACATAGATAACGATCATAGCAGTCGCCTTTAGAACCAATCGGTATATCGAAATTAACTAAACTGTAGGCATCATAGGGTTGTTGTTTACGTAAATCCCATTTTATACCAGAACCTCTAAGCATGACACCACTAAAACCATAATTTATAGCTTCTTCAGCCGTCACCACACCTATGTCGACTGTACGTTGTAGCCAAATTCGATTCTGACTTAAAACATCTTCCACCTCATCCAAACGTTCAGCGAATTTCGATGCGAATTCATAAATATCATCCATTAAGTGCAGCGGCATATCGGCAGCAACACCTCCCGGACGTATGTAGGCCGCATGCATACGAGCTCCTGATACCCTTTCATAGAATTCCATTAGTTTTTCACGCTCCTCAAACAGCCAAAAGAATGGCGTTAGAGCACCAATATCCAAAGCATGTGTACCAATGGCCATTATGTGATTAAGTATACGAGTTATTTCGGCAAATAATGTTCGTATGTATTTAGCTCGAATTGGCACCTCAATATTTAACAGCTTTTCCACTGCCAATGAATAACATTGTTCATTGCACATCATCGAAACATAATCCAAACGATCAAAGTATGGCAAAGCTTGTAAATAGGTCTTgtattcaattagtttttcgGTACCACGATGCAAAAGTCCAATGTGAGGATCACAATGCACAACAGTTTCACCATCTAATTCCATTACTAAACGTAGGACACCATGTGCAGCAGGATGTTGAGGACCAAAATTCAATGTTAGATTGCGCACCTTCTTCTCGGTCGGTGTCATTTGATGATTCCATGGTGGCATTTGCCATTGTGCGGTAACATTGTCAGGATACATTACTGGTGACGAAAATTGTTCCATAAATTCTGCGTCTGGATACCATTTTGCAGCATAACGTCGTTGTAAAATAAATGGTTTGAATTTTGTAATGTTTATCAAAAATCTGTTTCCACAGTTTCGAAACATTTTTCACTGATTAAAAATGCAATGCACACTACACTGTAACTTGCGTCTTAAAGTATAGTTTGGggtcatagagaattatacatagagacgagacactacgatttgtcaaacaaaaatacaacaaaaaatatgtttgatacaacaacaaaatacattgactagcatgtattttgttgttgcgagataggtttttgacaacagacttaggtttttgacaactacgTCTCGTGTTTATGTTACCCTATGCTTGGGGTGCAAATGGAAACGCTTTATTTTACTCGTGATACCAGGCTTGCTGCCAGTTTTGGGTATTTTATTGGGGATAATTTAAAGTATTTCGGGGATTTTATGGGTCTTAAGTAATTAGTATaaggttgtttttattatagaaaatttaaataaattaccaaaaagtaaactttagttcaggttctttaGATAGAAAATAGAGGTGTTTAGTGTTATTACAGCTGGGTACAATTTTTCTAATATGACaattttaaaatccaaaatgtCGCATTTTATGTGCGATCAAAGTAAATTTTGATGATCGAATTTAATATAACCCAACACTAAACCCAAAAAATTCAagtacttgaacattttgttggaatttgacgtgaattcaaatataattatattgaaacttgaaaaatatttaaaaaaattaaatacttttaaaataaacaagagagctatattcggatgtgccgaatcttatatacccttcaccaaattatacttcagaataaaaattttaaatatttttaggtaaacaaaatttatttttttccagttttttaatttttttgaatcttttttaaaatttaattttttttttttaaattttaaattttttttttgttgttttttaaatttttttttaatatttaccgaaaaaaagaattttggtaaaaaaaaaaattcgtgttaaaaaatattttttgccaaggtccaaattactatcgTCCTGCATTGTAACACCattgcaaagatctttgaaatatctatcattagatatccatattgtctatattaataacttagtaatcaatatataggtaaaaaaataggtcaaaaatcgatgttgtcctggttttttcctatatctcagccatttgtggaccgattttctcaattttaaaattccggagatattgatgtatgaatcgtgtaagttatttaggggcttcgGAGAGTTGATTTCAACCGACAGACGGACACGGCTTAATACACTCCGATATCCgataacttatatatacccttctcacgaagggaagggtataaaaacatgtggCTTGAAATTATGattcctttttactggatatTGATTTAAAGTGTATTAAAACTGTAATTCTATTGCTTTACACAGGATATAAGGCTTGAATTACAATTGCTTTCAAGCAAAAATGTACTTGTGCAATTCCGAATTGAAAAATACTAGTACTAGGTACTAATTTTACATACGATTTCAAATTTTGATTTGTCTTAATTTTATAGTACTTAACTTTTTCGCttatttgttaattaatttaatatgtaatataattttttctgaagaATTGAAAATGTCAAAAGAAACCTaattggggattttttttttaattttggttgggGACAACGATGCTGCAACTATTATGATATAACGTACGCATGTGCATTTCTAAACCACAACTATattgacattttcttttgttttgctaTTACTGGAACCAAtctctgtatgtatgtaatttgtgCTTACCCGTTTTAAGAAtttcgcaaattttttttattttaaaaaataatcttttttattgtaacaaaagaaaataattaaacgcaattaaatacaaaacgatggaatagtttataattttttttgtaaataattaataCTAGACTAGTACATTAGAAGCTGTTTATACAGCACTATACCTGGACTTACTTAATTTGCTCACACATTTTAGCTTTTTCGTCCTGCATTGTAACATCTTTGGCCGACGAATTGTTCACAGTTTTGCTCTTCGACTTGCGTAATTTCTTCAGAAACTTACCCACAAACGACTGACCAGCCTCGGAATCTTGTTGCTCCACAACAATGCGTTTGGTGGCGACACTATGAATGGGACCAAAGGCTAAAGCGACCACAGTACAAGCCAGGCAAATAACATTGTAGGGCATACTAAAGTCGGGTGTGGGCAAAGAAAGTATTAAGGTTTCAGTGCGCAATGTTAAAATGTACGAATTTCGTGAGGCATTAAAGGAATCAGCGAAACGATAGCCCGACAAAGGTATGGACGAATAATTACGAGCTATAGGCAATTGGGTGGTTATAACAGCTGATCCCACATAGTGACCATGATTGGCATCCGGTGGATATTCCAGCCATTTCAGGAATATATAGTCAAAATCAAATGATATTTCTACGGATGTTTTTCCCGGCAATTTAAAGGCCAATTCCAAATAGTAGGGTCTCTCACGTTGCACCCCAGGACGGTAATTTATAATCTTGGGTGTAATTAGTTCACCAGTGAGGCGATCA belongs to Calliphora vicina chromosome 4, idCalVici1.1, whole genome shotgun sequence and includes:
- the LOC135956769 gene encoding NADH-ubiquinone oxidoreductase 49 kDa subunit-like, which codes for MFRNCGNRFLINITKFKPFILQRRYAAKWYPDAEFMEQFSSPVMYPDNVTAQWQMPPWNHQMTPTEKKVRNLTLNFGPQHPAAHGVLRLVMELDGETVVHCDPHIGLLHRGTEKLIEYKTYLQALPYFDRLDYVSMMCNEQCYSLAVEKLLNIEVPIRAKYIRTLFAEITRILNHIMAIGTHALDIGALTPFFWLFEEREKLMEFYERVSGARMHAAYIRPGGVAADMPLHLMDDIYEFASKFAERLDEVEDVLSQNRIWLQRTVDIGVVTAEEAINYGFSGVMLRGSGIKWDLRKQQPYDAYSLVNFDIPIGSKGDCYDRYLCRVKEMRQSLNIIEQCLNQMPAGEIKIDDCKITPPRRREMKRSMEALIHHFKFFTQGFCVPPGATYTAIEAPKGEFGVYLVSDGSSRPYRCKIKAPGFAHLAALDRIGRQHMLADIVAIIGTMDVVFGEIDR